GCCATCTCCTTCTGCAGGTATGCGGAAGTGTGGCCTATCGGACAGAAATATTTCAAATCGAAAAATTGCACTTTAAAAGAAAAACCAATATTTCTCTATAAGTTAGAACAGGCAACCCATTCAACGTTGGGACACTACTGTATTAATTTCTATCTTAAGAAAAAGAAAATTTAAGGTTTGGCAAGAGTTCGGATGTAGGCCACTACATCCCAGCGTTCTTGGTCATTTAAAATTCCCTTCCAGGCAGGCATCCCGCTCCCCTTGCCTCCCATTGTCACTTTATTAAATAAATCTTGATCGGATTTTTTTCCAAGGGTAGCGTGATCCGAAAAATTCGGAAGGCCGGAAACAGGGCCTAATCCCTCCCCTTGCCGTCCATGGCAAGAAGAACAATACTTGTCATAAACTGCTTTTCCTTGGACCGCTTTTCCTTGAGCCCAGGAATGAAATGAAAACCCCAATATAACGAGAAAGCCAAAAAACCCTAAAAAGATTAACTTTTTAGAACGATATGCCACTTCTTCCCCTTTTGAAGGGAGTATAGGACCGGGATTGAATCTTGTCAAGAACCGATTGTTTGACACTGAAACCCCCCTTGAATAGAATGCCTTTGGAGGTTAGGTTCATTGAGAAAAAATGTAGATCAAATCAAGGAAATAATGGAAAG
The window above is part of the Nitrospiria bacterium genome. Proteins encoded here:
- a CDS encoding cytochrome c, translated to MAYRSKKLIFLGFFGFLVILGFSFHSWAQGKAVQGKAVYDKYCSSCHGRQGEGLGPVSGLPNFSDHATLGKKSDQDLFNKVTMGGKGSGMPAWKGILNDQERWDVVAYIRTLAKP